CTCAACTCTCTTTTGGGGCATCTCAAGGTTAAAAATTCTGATTTCTCCATAAGTGGGTCTCAATGCCGCCGTGAGCATTTTAATAGTGGTGGTTTTACCAGCACCATTGGGCCCCAAAAAGCCATAGACAACCCCTTTAGGAACTTTAAGGTTAAGATGATAGATTATGTTCCTTTTTCCGAAAAACTTTGTGAGATCTCTGGTTTCTATAACGTATTCCATCTTCAACACCAGACTGTAGACGATGATCTTAACCAATAGATAATAATCTAAAACGAAGTTAAATGTTTTGTGGAATTCTGTCTTAGTTTCTGTATACAGATTTTGCCAGCATGGCTCATAGTTCCACCCACGTTCACGGGTTCGTGAGCGTGCATGAAGTCGTAGATGAGGACTTCCTTAAAAGCATTGAAGCAACAGATGAAAAAGAAGGAGTAAAAAACGCTGGAGACATCAGGCCCGGAAAGCTACCGAAAAAAGAGCTTAACAAAATGCTGATAACCTCAATCGTGCGCAGGTTAAGAAGATTGTACTTCAGCGTCCCAAAAAGTGAGGACAGAATACTAATCGAAGAAACCCTTGAGGACCTCACCCAACTAATGCTAATCAACAACATTGCAACGTTTGTAGTGCTATGAAATACACCATCACAACTGTTACCTCTATCATTTCAATTTTCATTTCACAGCAACTTGCCAACTTCCTGACCATTGATTTTTATCACCCATACCCTCATCATCCACCCCTTCGGCTCCAATTCAAATATTTTATCTTCATTTTTTCCTTAACCTTGAGTTCAATATAATGCCTTCCACTCTTGTAGTCAATCTGAACCACATCACCATCAACTTCCATAACAACCCTTTTTCCGAAGGACCCAAGAGGCCAACAAATCCAATAAGACCAAGGACGAATCCCACAAATTCATAGAAATCCTTTTCCGTAGTATCCAAGGTTTTTGAATAGACTGCTTCTCTGACCCCGACATACTTAGATGTAATCAAGCTGAACGTATTATCCCAATAAATTGTGTATTTCCCGACACCGTACTTGCTAACATTTACAATGATATGGATCGGGCTCGTAAGCCTCCCATAATCGACACGGCTCACCCCCATACACAATTTTAGAGTGGTCTGTGTACACACTCATAAAAGAAGGGCTCTCAATGGAGAAAAGGCACGAAAGAAGCGAAAGACAAGGCTCAATATCACAGTTGATGAAGAGGTCGGCGAAGTGTTTGAGCGGCTTTACATTAAAAAGTCTAAGTTCATTAATGACCTCCTCAGAATCGTTCTTTTTGGGGAGGGCGATATTATGAATTTCTTAGAATCGTTATGGTGGGCCCGCGGGGATTCGAACCCCGGACCTTCGCCGTGTGAGGGCGACGTCATAACCAGCTAGACCACGGGCCCGCCCAAGTGGTCATCCATATCTCTCCAAGCATTGCTTATAAATTTTTCTTACCCTTTACTGATACTGTCGGGATAAGCAGTGGGGCGTCAGGTTTAAATCCCAGACACTGCCACAGAATAAGAAAGGGGGAATATGCAAGCTGAAACCATTATTCACCATTTACTCCCTTAAAACCCTTTCTCCGAAAAAATCCCACCAGAAAAGATAATCAGAGCAATAAACCTCCAAGTTTAAACGATTTTTTCCAAAATTTGACAACGGCACAGGATTGCATTGGTTCTTCAAGTTTTAATCACTCATTTCTTAACTTTCTTCCTTCCTCCAGTTCCCTTCTCAGAGTTCTTGCCTCAAACTCTGCATCTTTTGCTCTAAATACCTTGGCTATCCTTTCGATTGCCTCGAGCTTTCTGATTATGCCGTCGAGCCATGTAAAGATGTCCCCAGGATAGAGCACGAGGGAGTACTGCTTTCTGAAGTAATCTGCAATCTGTGTTGGATGCTTCCCCTGTCTTCTGAGCTCGATTATCGTGGATGAAACCCGCTCCATGGCATATTCCGTACATTCTTCTTCCTCGCACATAAAGAAGTCTTGGTAAATCAGAAACAGCTTGTCCTGCACGTTTGGACTGACCTCCGGCAGAACTTTTTCGAGCTCCTCTAAGATAGAGGCAAAGCTTGGGGAAAAAATGTTGCTGCTCAGTCTTCCTCTCACGGCACTTTCAAGCTCTCTCTGGAGCATTCCTGTGAGATAAACGTTCTCAAATGGTAAAAGCTTAATTGCCATCTCCCTTGGGTGTCTTTTGAAGAGGCTTTCCCTTATAAACTGAGCCTCCTTTGGAAGGAGAAAGCTCATGCTCACGGCCCTTCCGTATGGGGTAACGTCTACAATCTTGCCCCTCACCTTTACAAAGTCGAATTCTTCAAGCTTTTCAAGAACTTTTTCGGCATTTTGATTTGCTCCGAGGCAGAGGGACTGTACCTTTTCGATATCGTCAAGGTAAGAGAAAACACAAGAGTGAGCCAGAACTTGATCTAGCTCAAGCTCATCACTCCATTCAACGTGAACAGGTTCAATTGATGCCGTCAAAAGTTTAAACGCCACTTCATCTTCACTTCCGTCCATCTGAGCAGAATACTTTCTACCGGGCTCCACTATGAGATAAACCTTGCCCTTTTCGTGATACAAAGGCCTGCCAGCCCTTCCAAGCATTTGGTGGAATTCCCTAACAGTGAGCCATTTGTTCCCCATTGCGAGGCTTTCGAAGATTACCTGAGAGGCCGGAAAGTCAACTCCCGCCCCTAGGGCAGCGGTTGTTACAACGACGTCAAGCATTTGGGCTTGAAACTCCATTTCAGTGAGCTTCCTCTGGGGATAGGGCAAACCGCTGTGATAGGGCTTTGCCTTCAAACCCCTGCTCGTTAAAAATGCCGCAAGTTCGTGACACCTCTTTCTTGAGAATGTAAACACTATGCTCTGTCCCTTAAAACCCTGGGGAGACTTTCTCATTGTTTCAGCTTTGCACAGCTGAGCAATATGACGCCACTTCTCGTTTTCGTTTCTCGCTATTATCACGTGCCTCTCAAGTGCAACTGGTCTCTCATCGTAAAGAACAAGCTTCAACCCAAGTTCTTTTGCAAGATCTTGAGGATTTCCAATCGTTGCGCTCAAACCTATGAACTGGGCATTTGGATAGAGCTTTCTGAGTCTTGCAATAAGGCCATCAAGCCTTGCTCCCCTTTCTTCGTCGTCCAGCATGTGAATCTCATCTATGACTATTGTTCCGACGTTCCCTATTTCCCTCCCAGCCCTTAGGAGGTAATCAATGCCCTCGTAAGTTCCAACTATTATTTCGGCATCTATACCTGTATCGACAACAACGAGCTCATCTTTGGTCTTTATCCTGCTCATTCCAACCCTTATAGCGACCCTAAGGCCGAGCTTTGAGTACCTCCTCTTGAAGTCCTCGTACTTTTGGTTTGCCAGAGCCACAAGCGGCACCAAGAAAAGAAACTTTTTCCCTTTGAGGGCTTTTGGAATGCCAGCGAGTTCCCCAATGAGAGTTTTCCCACTCGCCGTTGCGGAAACTATCAGCAGGTTTTCTCCTTCGAGAAGTCCATTCTGCAGAGCTAAAACCTGAACTGGAAGGAGTTTTTCTACGCCTTCTTCTTTTAGAACCTCCTTAAACTCTTCCGGGATGCTTACCTCATCTATGGACAGCTCTTTAACATTAACATGTTTTGGCTCCAGTTCGTCCCACTTCGTAACCTCTGGATTTTTTGTCGGGTCAAAACGGGGATCAAAGACAGCCAGAACTTTATTTAGATCTTTAAATCTCTCAAGAAGTTTTTTTGCTTGGTCAAGCATTCCAAGGCTTCTAAACCTATAGCGGAGCTCGTTTTTGAGTTCTTCCTCGGCACAGCTCTCACAGATAAATTCATGGTGATATCTTATCCTATTCCCTTCCGTCAGCACGGTTATTTTCCCATTTAAAAGACAGAGTCTGCAAAGCTCTGCTTTCTCAACCCTCTTGTTTTGAAGCCTCACCCTGAAATACTCTTCCCATTCTGCGGCATCGGAGGTTAAGACGATTCTCGCAGCTTTCAGCATTTTTTCAATCTCTTTTGGATTTTGATAGTTGCTCCCTTCCAGAACCTTGAAAAGTTTTCCAGCTCTCATTATCAATCTAAAAACCCTCTCCGCCTTTAGGTTTTGAATCTGAGAAAGCTTTTCGAGTTCATCCTCAATGTAGAATGCTTCAAGCTCACCGCTCTTTTTTCCTTTTCTGATTACAAAGAGCATCCCTATCATCTCCTTTGGGAGCCCTTGGAAATCTGAACTCCATTGTCTTTTATGACATCGAGGATTATGGTAACCCTCCATCGTCGGAGGTTTTTGCGAAAATATCTTTGAGAGAGAAGTCTTAAAAAGCTTTTCAGCTCGTCCGTGTTCCTGAAGTTAGCCCTTATCATCACCTGAAACTCCCCGGTTTTTTTATAGATGCCCAAGACGTTTTCGAGAGTTCCTATCTCTTGCAAAACCATCTCAGCTTGGGGATCATCGGCGAGGAGTTCAAGCTCGATTAAAGCCAGCAAATACTCCTCAAGAAAAGCAGGCTCCACAAGAGCTGAATAACCCCTTATCGCGCCGAGTCGCTCGAGTTTATCCACCCTATTCTTTATGCTCGCTACAGATAACCCAAGTTTTTTACTGAGGTCTGTGAAGGTAATCCTACCGTTCTTTCTAAGCTCCAACAGAATTTTTTTGTCGATTTCGTCTATGTCCACCATATCAATCAAAAATATTGAAGAGAAGATATTTAAGTTTTCGCTACTCTACCGGGTGCACCTGAGGGAGGGTTGAAAGCTTTATCGGCGCTCCAAATGCCCTATCCCCCGCATCCCCAAGGCCGGGGAGTATATAGCCTTTATCGTTGAGCTCCCTGTCTATCTTTGTTACGAATATCTCAACTTCTGGGAATTTTTCCTTTATCCTGCTTATTCCTTCAGGAGCCGCAAGAACACCCAATACAATTATCCTCTTTGGAGTACCGTATTTCTTGACCTCTTCTATTACCCTCAGCAGGGTTGAGCCGGTGGCTATCATGGGATCGGCTATGATGACAGTGTCTTCGGGCGTTATCTGGGGGATTTTTATGTAGTTCATCTCTATCTCAAACTTTGGAGCTTTTCCTCTTGATGCCGAGACTATACCAATCCTCGCATGTTCAAAGACCTTTACAAGGCCTTCCATTAGGGGAACAGCGGCTCTAAGGACTGTTACTATGACCACGTTTCTCCTGTCCTTGACTATTATTCCCTCAGTTTCTTCCAAAGGTGTCTCGACTTTTACTTTCTCTGTCTCCATTGTCTTGATTATCTCATAACCCATAAACCTTCCAAGCTTTACAAGCCCTTTTCTAAAGGCTATGGAGTCTGTCTCTTTATCTCTAAGCTCTGTTAGTACTTCCATCAGATATGGGGAGTCATCAAAGGAGTAAACACCTTTCCACCTCTTATCCTCTATCATCTCGATCACCTCAACAGTTGATCAAGCAAAATGGCCGTTAAGGCTCCTACAGCCATGCCTGATTCTAAAATGCTCCCCACAATTCTTGGAAAGTGCTCAAGGAATTCCGGCGGCAATTGGGGAGCTCCAAGTCCCACAATCAGAGCACTTGCGATTATGACCATGTTTCTATCGTTTAGCTCTACCTTCTCCTTTATTAACCTAAGCCCGGTAACACTTATCATGCCGTAGAGCGCTATCGTGAGTCCCCCAAGTACGGGTTGAGGGAGAGAAGCCAAAACACCTGAAAACTTTGGG
The Thermococcus sp. 2319x1 DNA segment above includes these coding regions:
- a CDS encoding DUF5814 domain-containing protein, whose amino-acid sequence is MLFVIRKGKKSGELEAFYIEDELEKLSQIQNLKAERVFRLIMRAGKLFKVLEGSNYQNPKEIEKMLKAARIVLTSDAAEWEEYFRVRLQNKRVEKAELCRLCLLNGKITVLTEGNRIRYHHEFICESCAEEELKNELRYRFRSLGMLDQAKKLLERFKDLNKVLAVFDPRFDPTKNPEVTKWDELEPKHVNVKELSIDEVSIPEEFKEVLKEEGVEKLLPVQVLALQNGLLEGENLLIVSATASGKTLIGELAGIPKALKGKKFLFLVPLVALANQKYEDFKRRYSKLGLRVAIRVGMSRIKTKDELVVVDTGIDAEIIVGTYEGIDYLLRAGREIGNVGTIVIDEIHMLDDEERGARLDGLIARLRKLYPNAQFIGLSATIGNPQDLAKELGLKLVLYDERPVALERHVIIARNENEKWRHIAQLCKAETMRKSPQGFKGQSIVFTFSRKRCHELAAFLTSRGLKAKPYHSGLPYPQRKLTEMEFQAQMLDVVVTTAALGAGVDFPASQVIFESLAMGNKWLTVREFHQMLGRAGRPLYHEKGKVYLIVEPGRKYSAQMDGSEDEVAFKLLTASIEPVHVEWSDELELDQVLAHSCVFSYLDDIEKVQSLCLGANQNAEKVLEKLEEFDFVKVRGKIVDVTPYGRAVSMSFLLPKEAQFIRESLFKRHPREMAIKLLPFENVYLTGMLQRELESAVRGRLSSNIFSPSFASILEELEKVLPEVSPNVQDKLFLIYQDFFMCEEEECTEYAMERVSSTIIELRRQGKHPTQIADYFRKQYSLVLYPGDIFTWLDGIIRKLEAIERIAKVFRAKDAEFEARTLRRELEEGRKLRNE
- a CDS encoding Lrp/AsnC family transcriptional regulator gives rise to the protein MVDIDEIDKKILLELRKNGRITFTDLSKKLGLSVASIKNRVDKLERLGAIRGYSALVEPAFLEEYLLALIELELLADDPQAEMVLQEIGTLENVLGIYKKTGEFQVMIRANFRNTDELKSFLRLLSQRYFRKNLRRWRVTIILDVIKDNGVQISKGSQRR
- the upp gene encoding uracil phosphoribosyltransferase; amino-acid sequence: MIEDKRWKGVYSFDDSPYLMEVLTELRDKETDSIAFRKGLVKLGRFMGYEIIKTMETEKVKVETPLEETEGIIVKDRRNVVIVTVLRAAVPLMEGLVKVFEHARIGIVSASRGKAPKFEIEMNYIKIPQITPEDTVIIADPMIATGSTLLRVIEEVKKYGTPKRIIVLGVLAAPEGISRIKEKFPEVEIFVTKIDRELNDKGYILPGLGDAGDRAFGAPIKLSTLPQVHPVE